The following proteins come from a genomic window of Pyxidicoccus sp. MSG2:
- a CDS encoding DUF3616 domain-containing protein: MRLVFICVGFLATGCAARGVSEQQSVAASASTAAASRASVIFEGMCDASGAVALGGDKFVVGDDEDNILRVYDARRGGAPVRSVDLSPDLELPAKKKPPEADIEAATGLGSLSFWITSHGRNSSGKKQPSRLRFFATEETDGGPKVVGQPYSHLLDDLLADPRMAPFALEHAEGLAPKSPGGLNIEGLTAMADGTSLLIGFRSPVPRGRALIVPLLNPTEVVREGARARLGEPRLLDLGGLGIRSLSWWHGRYLIISGGTASEATSRLFTWRGGDDAPVLASEVDLTGLNPEAFFTPEQADEVLLLSDDGTVQLDGVECKRLKDPARKRFRGVWVRLPPEPT; encoded by the coding sequence ATGAGGCTGGTTTTCATCTGTGTGGGATTCCTGGCCACGGGCTGCGCCGCCCGGGGTGTGTCCGAGCAACAGTCCGTCGCCGCCTCCGCGAGCACGGCGGCGGCTTCGCGAGCCTCCGTCATCTTCGAGGGAATGTGTGATGCCTCGGGCGCGGTGGCGCTCGGGGGCGACAAGTTCGTGGTGGGGGACGACGAGGACAACATCCTCCGCGTCTACGACGCCCGGCGCGGCGGCGCCCCGGTGCGGAGCGTGGACCTGTCTCCGGACCTGGAGCTGCCCGCGAAGAAGAAGCCTCCAGAGGCGGACATCGAGGCGGCGACGGGGCTGGGCTCGCTGTCCTTCTGGATTACGTCACATGGCCGGAACAGCTCCGGCAAGAAGCAACCGAGCCGCCTGCGCTTCTTCGCCACGGAGGAGACGGACGGGGGCCCGAAGGTGGTGGGGCAGCCGTACTCGCACCTCCTGGATGACCTGCTCGCGGACCCGCGCATGGCCCCCTTCGCGCTCGAGCACGCCGAGGGGCTGGCGCCGAAATCGCCGGGCGGGTTGAACATCGAGGGACTGACGGCGATGGCGGATGGCACGTCGCTCCTCATCGGCTTCCGCAGCCCCGTCCCGCGGGGCCGGGCGCTGATCGTCCCGTTGCTGAACCCGACGGAGGTGGTGCGCGAGGGCGCGCGGGCCCGCCTGGGCGAGCCGAGGCTGCTGGACCTGGGCGGCCTGGGCATCCGCTCGCTGTCGTGGTGGCACGGGCGCTACCTCATCATCAGCGGCGGCACCGCGAGCGAGGCGACGTCCCGCCTGTTCACCTGGCGCGGCGGGGACGATGCGCCCGTGCTCGCCTCGGAGGTGGACCTGACCGGGCTGAACCCCGAGGCCTTCTTCACGCCGGAGCAGGCGGACGAAGTCCTGCTCCTGAGCGACGACGGGACGGTTCAGCTCGACGGAGTGGAGTGCAAGCGATTGAAGGACCCGGCGCGCAAGCGCTTCCGCGGGGTGTGGGTGCGGCTGCCGCCCGAGCCGACGTGA
- a CDS encoding DUF2267 domain-containing protein, with the protein MAQHTEPPRDVSKVPVKERDESLELQPFLDELQNSQELRVNNVEARQAAEAVFCTLARRLSDGEDVKLMRALPGGIGELLGACTIHRGPSHARRMDRVEFMGDVADHLHIPADQAFRITTVVFTAIRDRIPEDEVAAVASQLPADLADLFRRPV; encoded by the coding sequence ATGGCGCAGCACACCGAACCCCCTCGCGACGTTTCCAAGGTGCCGGTGAAGGAGCGGGACGAATCCCTCGAGCTCCAGCCGTTCCTGGACGAGCTCCAGAACAGTCAGGAGCTGCGGGTGAACAACGTGGAGGCGCGCCAGGCGGCCGAGGCCGTGTTCTGCACCCTGGCCCGGCGCCTGTCCGACGGCGAGGACGTGAAGCTGATGCGCGCGCTGCCTGGAGGCATCGGCGAGCTGCTCGGCGCGTGCACCATCCACCGGGGGCCGTCGCACGCCAGGCGCATGGACCGCGTCGAGTTCATGGGCGACGTGGCGGACCACCTGCACATCCCGGCGGACCAGGCCTTCCGCATCACGACGGTCGTGTTCACCGCCATCCGGGATCGCATCCCCGAGGACGAGGTGGCGGCCGTGGCCTCGCAGCTCCCGGCGGACCTCGCGGACCTGTTCCGCCGTCCGGTGTAA
- the nhaA gene encoding Na+/H+ antiporter NhaA: protein METPPTTPPPRASPPPPVPALFRAALFPLQAFFRLEASSGILLALSAVAAMVWANSPWAGAYNALFDAHLELGLDGARAGFSFREFVNDGLMTLFFFVVGMEIKRELTSGELRTFSRALLPLIAALGGMVVPALLYIAFNHGTPSMAGWAIPMATDIAFAIGCLTLVQARVGHGLVVFLTALAIFDDIGGILVIALFYGTGLHVDWLLVSAGVLAALLVLNRFYVRSGMVYLLAGAALWYAMHHAGIHATLSGVALGLFIPALPTRGGREVLEELAGFASQCVREVGDEQVRGAQILYIEERLQDLEPPLNRFVHLWHPYVAFGIVPLFALANSGISLEGMGWGDLLKPLPLGIIVGLFVGKQLGIFLFTWAAVKARVSAMPGGAGLGQLHGVAVVAGIGFTVALFVAGLAFLQEPDLLREAKLGILVGSLLSAVVGYVLLRFVAKPVVPA, encoded by the coding sequence ATGGAGACGCCCCCGACGACGCCCCCGCCGCGCGCCTCGCCGCCGCCCCCCGTGCCGGCCCTCTTCCGTGCCGCCCTGTTCCCCCTCCAGGCGTTCTTCCGGCTGGAGGCCAGCAGCGGCATCCTCCTGGCACTCTCGGCCGTGGCCGCCATGGTGTGGGCCAACTCCCCCTGGGCGGGTGCCTACAACGCCCTGTTCGACGCGCACCTGGAGCTGGGCCTGGACGGTGCGCGGGCGGGCTTCAGCTTCCGCGAGTTCGTCAACGACGGGCTGATGACGCTCTTCTTCTTCGTGGTGGGCATGGAGATCAAGCGCGAGCTGACCTCCGGCGAGCTGCGCACCTTCTCCCGCGCGCTGCTGCCGCTCATCGCCGCGCTGGGCGGCATGGTGGTGCCCGCGCTGCTCTACATCGCCTTCAACCACGGCACTCCGTCCATGGCGGGCTGGGCCATTCCCATGGCCACGGACATCGCCTTCGCCATTGGTTGCCTCACCCTGGTGCAGGCCCGGGTGGGCCACGGGCTGGTGGTGTTCCTCACCGCGCTGGCCATCTTCGACGACATCGGCGGCATCCTCGTCATCGCCCTCTTCTACGGCACCGGGTTGCACGTGGACTGGCTGCTCGTGAGCGCGGGCGTGCTGGCGGCGCTGCTCGTGCTCAACCGCTTCTACGTGCGCAGCGGCATGGTGTACCTGCTGGCGGGGGCGGCGCTCTGGTACGCCATGCACCACGCGGGCATCCACGCCACGCTGTCCGGGGTGGCGCTGGGGCTGTTCATCCCCGCGCTCCCCACCCGCGGTGGCCGGGAGGTGCTGGAGGAGCTGGCCGGCTTCGCGTCCCAGTGCGTGCGCGAGGTGGGCGACGAGCAGGTGCGTGGCGCGCAGATTCTCTACATCGAGGAGCGCTTGCAGGACCTGGAGCCGCCGCTCAACCGCTTCGTGCACCTGTGGCACCCGTACGTGGCCTTCGGCATCGTCCCGCTGTTCGCGCTGGCCAACTCCGGCATCTCCCTGGAGGGCATGGGCTGGGGGGACCTCCTGAAGCCCCTGCCGCTGGGCATCATCGTCGGCCTCTTCGTCGGCAAGCAGCTGGGCATCTTCCTCTTCACCTGGGCGGCGGTGAAGGCGCGGGTGTCCGCCATGCCTGGGGGCGCGGGCCTGGGGCAGTTGCACGGCGTGGCGGTGGTGGCGGGCATCGGCTTCACCGTGGCGCTCTTCGTCGCGGGGCTGGCCTTCCTCCAGGAGCCGGACCTCTTGAGAGAGGCCAAGCTGGGCATCCTGGTGGGCTCGCTCCTGTCCGCGGTGGTGGGCTACGTGCTCCTGCGGTTCGTGGCGAAGCCGGTGGTCCCGGCGTAA
- the mutS gene encoding DNA mismatch repair protein MutS, with translation MAVTQQAKAVKAAVDLPGDVTPDVGQGTGEGAGAREIASLTPMMRQYLELKALHPDSVLFFRLGDFYEMFFEDAVRASELLQITLTARAKGADKIPMCGVPYHSARRYIARLINEGLKVAICDQVEEAGSGPGIVRRDVTRVITPGMVLDDEVLEPAASNFLAAVCWGERGWGAALLEASTGEFMALEAATSAELAEALSRVEPRELLVPQGQRNSPEVAQLCGRLSRTPAVAEGEAAAFEPTRAAGYLRSHFSVQSLSAFGLDDAPLATGAAGAALRYLKDTQKTPAAHVDRLSRQERAGNLLMDESSRANLEVLRSLRDGGRKGSLLGVLDRTVTSLGARKLARWLASPLGSLPEIHARLDSVEELSGRSVWREELATILKEVGDLERLCGRLSLGAGNARDLRALGVSLVGLPRLGAALARCQSALLQSLSGPLTALPELAELLGRAVADEPPVTLKDGGMIRPGFHAELDRLVALSTSGKDVLLQVEQREKERTGISSLKVRYNKVFGYYLEVTKANLHLVPSDYIRKQTTVGAERFVTPELKEYEEQVLTAEEKRCVLELQLFEELRAKVVAEAPRIRSAAEAVAACDSLLSFARCAAEYGYTRPEVDASEVLQITSGRHPVVERMLGAGESFVPNDVRMDPEDAQLLVITGPNMAGKSTVMRQVALTALMAQAGSFVPAKAARIGLCDRIFTRVGAADNLARGQSTFMVEMTETSHILHHATRRSLIILDEIGRGTSTFDGLSIAWAVAEHLHDTVGARALFATHYHELVDLARERTRVKNLCIAVKEQGGKVIFLRKLVPGGASRSYGIEVAKLAGLPPEVVSRARELLQNLESGELDDAGRPRVAVRQSGKKGTSAGQLGLFVAEPAPVLQASPALSPAQQKALDTLKAVTVDRMTPLDALNLLARLQRELE, from the coding sequence ATGGCCGTGACGCAGCAGGCGAAGGCAGTGAAGGCAGCGGTGGACCTCCCCGGGGACGTGACTCCAGACGTCGGCCAGGGGACGGGCGAGGGAGCGGGCGCGCGGGAAATCGCCTCCCTGACACCGATGATGCGGCAGTACCTGGAGCTGAAGGCCCTCCACCCGGACTCGGTGCTCTTCTTCCGGCTGGGGGACTTCTACGAGATGTTCTTCGAGGACGCGGTGCGCGCCTCGGAGCTCTTGCAGATCACCCTCACCGCGAGGGCCAAGGGCGCGGACAAGATTCCCATGTGCGGGGTGCCGTACCACTCGGCGCGCCGCTACATCGCCCGGCTCATCAATGAGGGCCTGAAGGTCGCCATCTGCGACCAGGTGGAGGAGGCCGGCAGCGGGCCCGGCATCGTCCGGCGGGACGTCACGCGGGTGATTACGCCCGGCATGGTGCTGGACGACGAGGTGCTGGAGCCCGCGGCCAGCAACTTCCTCGCGGCCGTGTGCTGGGGCGAGCGGGGCTGGGGCGCGGCGCTCCTGGAGGCCTCCACCGGCGAGTTCATGGCGCTGGAGGCGGCCACGTCCGCGGAGCTGGCGGAGGCGCTGTCGCGCGTGGAGCCCCGGGAGCTGCTGGTGCCACAGGGGCAGCGCAACTCGCCGGAAGTCGCCCAGCTGTGCGGCCGGCTGTCGCGCACGCCGGCGGTGGCGGAGGGTGAGGCGGCGGCCTTCGAGCCGACGCGGGCCGCGGGCTACCTGCGCAGCCACTTCTCCGTGCAGTCGCTGTCCGCCTTCGGACTGGACGACGCGCCCCTGGCCACCGGGGCGGCGGGCGCGGCGCTGCGCTACCTCAAGGACACGCAGAAGACGCCCGCGGCGCACGTGGACCGGTTGAGTCGCCAGGAGCGCGCCGGCAATCTGCTGATGGACGAGTCCTCCCGGGCCAACCTGGAGGTGCTGCGCTCCCTGCGGGACGGCGGGCGCAAGGGCTCGCTGCTGGGCGTGCTGGACAGGACGGTGACGAGCCTGGGCGCGCGCAAGCTGGCGCGCTGGCTGGCGTCGCCGCTGGGCTCGCTGCCGGAAATCCACGCGCGGCTGGACTCCGTGGAGGAGCTTTCCGGGCGCAGCGTGTGGCGCGAGGAGCTGGCCACCATCCTCAAGGAGGTGGGCGACCTGGAGCGGCTGTGCGGTCGGCTGTCGCTGGGGGCGGGCAATGCGCGGGATCTACGCGCGCTGGGCGTGTCGCTGGTGGGGCTGCCGCGGCTGGGGGCGGCGCTGGCGCGGTGCCAGTCCGCATTGCTCCAGTCGCTGTCCGGGCCGCTGACCGCACTGCCGGAACTGGCGGAGCTCCTCGGGCGCGCGGTGGCGGACGAGCCGCCGGTGACGCTGAAGGACGGCGGGATGATCCGCCCGGGCTTCCATGCAGAGCTCGACCGGCTGGTGGCGCTGTCCACGTCCGGCAAGGACGTGCTGCTGCAAGTGGAGCAGCGGGAGAAGGAGCGCACGGGCATCTCCTCGCTGAAGGTCCGCTACAACAAGGTCTTCGGGTACTACCTGGAGGTGACGAAGGCGAACCTGCACCTCGTGCCCTCGGACTACATCCGCAAGCAGACGACGGTGGGGGCGGAGCGCTTCGTCACGCCGGAGCTGAAGGAGTACGAGGAGCAGGTGCTCACCGCGGAGGAGAAGCGGTGCGTGCTGGAGCTGCAGCTCTTCGAGGAGCTGCGGGCGAAGGTCGTGGCGGAGGCGCCGCGCATCCGCTCTGCCGCGGAGGCGGTGGCGGCGTGTGACTCGCTCCTGTCCTTCGCGCGCTGCGCGGCGGAGTACGGCTACACGCGGCCGGAGGTGGACGCGTCGGAGGTGCTGCAAATCACGTCCGGCCGGCACCCGGTGGTGGAGCGCATGCTGGGGGCGGGCGAGTCCTTCGTCCCCAACGACGTGCGGATGGACCCGGAGGACGCGCAGCTGCTCGTCATCACCGGCCCCAACATGGCGGGCAAGAGCACGGTGATGCGGCAGGTGGCGCTGACGGCGCTGATGGCGCAGGCGGGCTCGTTCGTCCCGGCGAAGGCGGCGCGCATCGGCCTGTGCGACAGAATCTTCACGCGCGTGGGCGCGGCGGACAACCTGGCGCGCGGGCAGTCCACCTTCATGGTGGAGATGACGGAGACGAGCCACATCCTCCACCACGCCACGCGCAGGAGCCTCATCATCCTGGACGAGATTGGCCGTGGCACGTCCACCTTCGACGGGCTTTCCATCGCCTGGGCGGTGGCGGAGCACCTGCACGACACGGTGGGGGCGCGGGCGCTGTTCGCCACGCACTACCACGAGCTGGTGGACCTGGCCCGCGAGCGGACCCGGGTGAAGAACCTGTGCATCGCCGTGAAGGAGCAGGGCGGCAAGGTCATCTTCCTGCGCAAGCTGGTGCCGGGCGGGGCGAGCCGCTCGTACGGCATCGAAGTGGCGAAGCTGGCCGGCCTGCCGCCGGAAGTCGTGTCCCGGGCGCGCGAGCTCCTGCAGAACCTGGAGTCGGGCGAATTGGACGACGCGGGCCGGCCCCGGGTGGCGGTGCGGCAGTCGGGGAAGAAGGGCACGTCGGCGGGGCAGCTCGGGCTGTTCGTGGCGGAGCCGGCGCCCGTGCTCCAGGCGTCCCCGGCGCTGTCGCCCGCGCAGCAGAAGGCGCTGGACACGCTGAAGGCCGTCACCGTCGACCGGATGACGCCGCTGGACGCGCTGAACCTCCTGGCGCGGCTGCAGCGGGAGCTGGAGTAG
- a CDS encoding M35 family metallo-endopeptidase, whose amino-acid sequence MSLVRRGCESRWLGAALGLLLLGACGAPESQPASTSEVARDAVAGDVAVALSVPHAALASSESVWVTVTLTNVSSSPLRVLKRHTVIEGLREDLLSVTVDGASVPYQGRRYHWAPPRETDSLRLEPGEQVSHVVDIGAVYDLSRTGRYRLRYQAPAVDPADIAALRSDDLEVDIAGRPFVPPWREAPGTISSQALTTSHCVEPTHPTATLNAAFSAARVMAADGLQYFTAFIPPSRYTNWFGTPTSSRVATVKRHFQAISGAFETQSVVIDCSCTDADSYTYVYPSDPYRIFVCGLFWAAPTYGTDSKGGLLVHEMSHFIVVAGTDDWATGQAACKSLATSNPTKAIDNADSHEYFAEDLSQ is encoded by the coding sequence ATGAGCCTCGTCAGAAGAGGTTGTGAGAGTCGCTGGCTGGGCGCTGCTCTGGGCCTGTTGCTTCTGGGCGCCTGTGGTGCGCCGGAGTCTCAGCCCGCCAGCACATCCGAGGTCGCGCGAGACGCGGTCGCGGGCGATGTGGCGGTGGCCTTGTCGGTGCCACACGCCGCGCTGGCGAGCAGCGAGTCGGTGTGGGTGACGGTGACGCTCACCAACGTGTCCAGTTCGCCGCTCCGCGTGTTGAAGCGGCACACCGTCATCGAGGGGCTTCGCGAGGACCTGCTCTCCGTGACGGTGGACGGCGCGAGCGTGCCGTATCAGGGACGGCGCTACCACTGGGCGCCGCCTCGGGAGACGGACTCCCTGCGCTTGGAGCCGGGCGAGCAGGTGTCGCACGTCGTGGACATCGGCGCGGTCTATGACCTGTCCCGCACGGGGCGCTACCGCCTGCGCTACCAGGCTCCTGCGGTGGATCCCGCGGACATCGCGGCCCTTCGCTCGGACGACCTGGAGGTGGACATCGCGGGCCGTCCCTTCGTGCCACCCTGGCGCGAAGCCCCTGGCACCATCTCCTCGCAGGCGCTCACCACCAGCCACTGCGTGGAGCCGACGCATCCGACCGCCACGCTCAATGCGGCGTTCTCCGCAGCGCGCGTCATGGCGGCGGATGGCCTCCAGTACTTCACGGCCTTCATCCCTCCCTCGCGTTACACGAACTGGTTCGGGACCCCCACCAGCTCTCGGGTCGCGACCGTGAAGCGCCACTTCCAGGCCATCTCGGGCGCCTTCGAGACCCAGTCGGTGGTCATCGATTGCAGCTGCACCGATGCGGATTCCTATACCTACGTCTACCCGAGCGACCCGTATCGCATCTTCGTGTGTGGCCTCTTCTGGGCCGCGCCGACGTATGGCACGGACTCCAAGGGCGGGTTGCTCGTCCACGAGATGAGCCACTTCATCGTCGTCGCGGGGACCGATGATTGGGCCACCGGGCAAGCCGCCTGCAAGTCCTTGGCGACGTCCAACCCCACCAAGGCCATCGACAACGCGGACAGCCACGAGTACTTCGCGGAAGACCTCTCGCAGTAG
- a CDS encoding VOC family protein, whose product MGFAPARMYQKALFDAGIPLTQFGVDDCQAEYERLVKLGVVFRSPPVSMGPVVIASFEDTCGNLIQMAQFRG is encoded by the coding sequence ATGGGCTTCGCGCCCGCGCGCATGTATCAGAAGGCGCTGTTCGACGCGGGCATCCCGCTCACGCAGTTCGGCGTGGATGACTGTCAGGCGGAGTACGAGCGGTTGGTGAAGCTCGGCGTGGTTTTCCGCAGCCCGCCTGTGTCCATGGGGCCGGTTGTCATCGCCTCGTTCGAGGACACCTGCGGCAATCTCATTCAGATGGCGCAGTTCCGTGGCTGA
- a CDS encoding ABC1 kinase family protein: protein MILQDLNRVRQISVIAARHGFGELAERAGLWRMLGRKEKVEVAPETQRASTARRFRMLLSDLGPTFIKLGQVLSTRADLLPAEFIDELSLLQDHVVPIPLEQVHAQIRDSLGKEVEELFAQIDPTPLAAASIAQVHRAVTLEGEEVVVKVQRPGIAASIDSDLGVLRSLARLLEAVVEETGVYTPTGIVDEFDRAIHEELDFLNEADNVRAFLETHRERPYLKIPRVYASLSSRTVLTLEFIRGVKINQAQLPEEDRKVIAKHILEASFRQLFTDGLFHGDPHPGNILLLEDNRLALLDFGVVGRLTRPMQETLVMLCLSVALKDSDSVARILYRVGVPDARANLVGFRNDIDAILGQHLATTLGQVDTRSLLRDLLDLAVKYRIRIPKEYALLSRASVSTEGMLRSLYPEMNIIEIALPYAKELLAGRYDPSQLQGGLMRTLLRFQSMAADLPTQLSQILLDMESGKFTVTVRADQFEKLNENIRSAAVIAFLGLCACGFIVGAFIAFAPKPWMYGNVPVLGVVGIAFAAALFGAVFTWYLFGGRGLGKVRLSRWLKKPQKKRR from the coding sequence GTGATTCTCCAGGACCTCAACCGCGTTCGGCAGATCTCCGTCATCGCGGCGCGCCACGGCTTTGGCGAGCTGGCCGAGCGCGCCGGCCTGTGGCGCATGCTGGGCCGCAAGGAGAAGGTGGAGGTCGCCCCGGAGACGCAGCGCGCGTCCACCGCCCGGCGCTTCCGCATGCTGCTCAGTGACTTGGGCCCCACCTTCATCAAGCTGGGCCAGGTGCTCTCCACCCGCGCGGACCTGCTGCCCGCGGAGTTCATCGACGAGCTGTCCCTCCTCCAGGACCACGTGGTCCCCATCCCCCTGGAGCAGGTGCACGCGCAGATTCGCGACTCGCTGGGCAAGGAGGTGGAGGAGCTCTTCGCGCAGATAGACCCGACGCCGCTGGCCGCCGCGTCCATCGCCCAGGTGCACCGGGCCGTCACGCTGGAGGGCGAGGAGGTGGTGGTGAAGGTGCAGCGGCCGGGCATCGCCGCGAGCATCGACTCGGACCTGGGGGTGCTGCGCAGCCTGGCGCGCCTGCTGGAAGCCGTGGTGGAGGAGACGGGCGTCTACACACCCACCGGCATCGTCGACGAGTTCGACCGGGCCATCCACGAGGAGCTGGACTTCCTCAACGAGGCCGACAACGTCCGCGCCTTCCTGGAGACCCACCGCGAGCGGCCGTACCTCAAGATTCCGCGCGTCTATGCCTCGCTGTCCAGCCGCACGGTGCTGACGCTGGAGTTCATCCGCGGGGTGAAGATCAACCAGGCGCAGCTTCCCGAGGAGGACCGGAAGGTCATCGCGAAGCACATCCTGGAGGCGAGCTTCCGCCAGCTCTTCACGGACGGCCTGTTCCACGGAGACCCGCACCCGGGGAACATCCTCCTGCTGGAGGACAACCGGCTGGCGCTGCTGGACTTCGGCGTGGTGGGGCGGCTGACGCGGCCCATGCAGGAGACGCTGGTGATGTTGTGCCTGTCGGTGGCGCTGAAGGACAGCGACTCGGTGGCTCGCATCCTGTACCGGGTGGGCGTGCCGGACGCGCGCGCCAACCTGGTGGGCTTCCGCAACGACATCGACGCGATTCTCGGCCAGCACCTCGCCACCACGCTGGGGCAGGTGGACACGCGCTCGCTGCTGCGGGACTTGCTGGACCTCGCGGTGAAGTACCGCATCCGGATTCCGAAGGAGTACGCGTTGCTCAGCCGCGCGTCCGTCTCCACGGAGGGCATGCTGCGCAGCCTCTACCCGGAGATGAACATCATCGAAATCGCGCTGCCCTACGCGAAGGAATTGCTCGCGGGGCGGTATGACCCGTCGCAGCTTCAGGGCGGGCTGATGCGGACGCTCCTGCGCTTCCAGTCCATGGCGGCGGACCTGCCCACGCAGCTGTCGCAAATCCTCCTGGACATGGAGTCCGGCAAGTTCACCGTCACGGTGCGCGCGGACCAGTTCGAGAAGCTGAACGAGAACATCCGCAGCGCGGCGGTGATTGCCTTCCTGGGCCTGTGCGCGTGCGGCTTCATCGTGGGGGCGTTCATCGCCTTCGCGCCCAAGCCGTGGATGTACGGCAACGTGCCGGTGCTGGGCGTGGTGGGCATCGCCTTCGCGGCGGCGCTGTTCGGCGCCGTCTTCACCTGGTACCTCTTCGGCGGGCGGGGGCTGGGCAAGGTTCGCCTGAGCCGCTGGCTGAAGAAGCCGCAGAAGAAGCGCAGGTAG
- a CDS encoding DUF4157 domain-containing protein — MFGMRAFVSHVLGGETRGARHAMLSREGPMATPASVGQGLASPGTPLEPAAGARAGRSVPGRLQRKLAVGRTDDPLELEADRIADQVMGAPAAEVAVTPAPVTLSRKCAACEEDERLHRKEADAAAPTPAEAPSVVHQVLRSPGQSLDAATRAYFEPRFGRDFAQVRVHADAEAAASAQAVQARAYAVGSDIVFGSGQYAPSTGPGRRLLAHELAHVAQQERGAPSWLRREPQLPLAAPEPQSLHRDLDPAGFETSDLELEVQLLRQWLGAHAQDPRADHLRSELTRLERALQIKERPFSLRFSAAWYKAEKAIGREVFKIHEQSILRGAMEIKEHAVPADEVWKHGLAAGLFLEGERQLVEEWTRSWADQRGWRRCTSRPTSTRPTRSTSRRSGPAACPSGRDGTSACGVGASTGTTSRPPRTTPPASTRKPSSQRARCPRAPPSSARGSTDRPAAGVRAPAG, encoded by the coding sequence ATGTTCGGTATGCGCGCGTTCGTATCACACGTCCTCGGCGGGGAAACCCGCGGCGCGCGCCACGCAATGCTCTCCAGAGAGGGGCCGATGGCCACGCCTGCCAGCGTGGGCCAGGGTCTCGCCAGTCCCGGCACGCCGCTGGAGCCGGCTGCTGGGGCCCGCGCCGGCCGGTCTGTGCCAGGACGCCTCCAGCGCAAGCTCGCCGTCGGGCGCACGGACGACCCGCTCGAACTCGAGGCCGACCGCATCGCCGATCAGGTGATGGGCGCGCCGGCCGCCGAAGTTGCGGTCACGCCCGCACCGGTGACCCTCAGCCGCAAATGCGCGGCCTGCGAGGAGGACGAGCGCCTCCACAGGAAGGAAGCAGACGCCGCGGCACCGACGCCCGCGGAGGCCCCTTCCGTCGTCCACCAGGTCCTGCGCTCGCCGGGCCAGTCGCTGGATGCGGCGACCCGGGCCTATTTCGAGCCGCGGTTCGGGCGCGACTTCGCGCAGGTCCGCGTTCATGCCGACGCGGAGGCCGCGGCGTCGGCGCAAGCCGTGCAGGCGCGGGCCTACGCCGTCGGATCGGACATCGTCTTCGGCTCCGGCCAGTACGCGCCCTCGACCGGGCCCGGGCGGCGCCTGCTGGCCCATGAGCTCGCCCATGTCGCGCAGCAGGAGCGCGGCGCCCCGTCATGGCTTCGCCGCGAGCCGCAGCTGCCCCTGGCCGCGCCCGAGCCGCAGTCCCTGCATAGGGATCTGGACCCTGCCGGCTTCGAGACCTCCGACCTCGAGCTCGAGGTCCAGCTCCTTCGACAATGGCTCGGCGCGCACGCCCAGGACCCCCGCGCCGACCATCTCCGGTCCGAGCTGACACGCCTCGAGCGCGCTCTGCAGATCAAGGAAAGGCCGTTCTCGCTCCGCTTCTCGGCGGCCTGGTACAAGGCCGAGAAGGCGATCGGGCGGGAGGTGTTCAAGATCCACGAGCAGTCGATCCTGCGCGGCGCCATGGAGATCAAGGAGCACGCCGTTCCCGCCGACGAGGTCTGGAAGCACGGCCTCGCCGCCGGCCTCTTCCTGGAGGGAGAGCGGCAGCTGGTCGAAGAGTGGACGCGATCCTGGGCAGACCAGAGGGGGTGGAGGCGCTGTACGTCGCGGCCGACATCCACAAGGCCTACGAGAAGTACCTCCCGGAGGTCCGGGCCAGCGGCATGTCCGTCCGGGCGCGATGGGACGAGTGCATGCGGCGTCGGGGCTTCGACGGGAACAACCTCGAGGCCGCCGCGTACGACCCCACCTGCTTCCACTCGGAAGCCGAGTTCGCAGAGGGCGCGATGCCCACGGGCGCCGCCGTCCAGCGCCCGAGGTTCGACGGATCGGCCAGCAGCAGGGGTGCGAGCACCAGCGGGGTGA